A genome region from Littorina saxatilis isolate snail1 linkage group LG16, US_GU_Lsax_2.0, whole genome shotgun sequence includes the following:
- the LOC138950471 gene encoding dopamine receptor 1-like produces the protein MRMHVAHTSSLKAGESGGEHRNNNVTQPESPQGYSVLQNVIIAPLSLIMAAAIIGNLLVCIAVLTNSKLRKNSYFFNVSLAVADILMGSAVMPFAIVSDVSGTWPYGAAFCKFWVGMDLLSSCSSILHLCVIALDRYLLIRDPMCHGVWMTGIKTAGFISAVWIVAALMSFFPIFSEWQKPFNFDIHEVGTDICNYEVTVEFVVGFNTVSFGIPCIIMVVIYSKMLVYARYHANEIKRTTLPTPGHQSMSKKRQIVRRDRKALWTLGTIMGAFLACWLPIFITVSYYAICPECVPPLVFRVLAWLGYFNSCLNPIIYSVFNKEFRSAFHDHLCPCRAQNRHIRVGTDTTRTLPTTAGTMVTHAATAETETSFSLTSSGPLFISSMMFHKQGYPSWASSSTHTLPATETVFSLGSSAPNNKVTRVVPAVQHTMPATETAFSLGSSAP, from the coding sequence ATGAGAATGCATGTAGCTCATACGTCGTCGCTCAAAGCGGGCGAGTCGGGCGGAGAgcacagaaacaacaacgtTACCCAGCCTGAGTCTCCTCAAGGTTACAGTGTGCTGCAGAACGTGATCATCGCGCCACTGTCTCTCATCATGGCGGCAGCTATTATTGGCAACCTTCTCGTGTGCATCGCCGTCCTGACCAACTCTAAACTTCGGAAAAATTCGTACTTCTTCAACGTTTCGTTGGCTGTTGCGGATATCTTGATGGGTTCCGCGGTCATGCCTTTTGCCATCGTCAGCGACGTGAGCGGCACCTGGCCGTATGGCGCCGCGTTCTGTAAGTTCTGGGTCGGTATGGACTTGCTGAGTTCATGCTCGTCCATCCTTCACCTGTGTGTTATTGCTTTGGACCGCTACTTACTTATTCGAGACCCCATGTGCCACGGTGTTTGGATGACAGGCATCAAGACAGCAGGTTTCATTTCAGCGGTGTGGATAGTGGCTGCACTCATGTCCTTTTTCCCTATATTTTCAGAGTGGCAGAAACCATTCAACTTTGACATTCACGAGGTGGGCACCGACATTTGTAATTATGAAGTTACCGTtgagtttgttgttggttttaacacaGTCAGTTTCGGGATCCCTTGTATCATCATGGTCGTCATCTACTCTAAGATGCTTGTGTATGCGCGCTACCACGCCAATGAGATCAAGAGAACAACCTTGCCAACTCCGGGACACCAATCTATGTCGAAAAAACGACAAATCGTGAGGAGGGATCGCAAGGCGCTGTGGACCCTGGGGACCATCATGGGGGCCTTCTTGGCCTGCTGGCTGCCCATTTTTATAACTGTGTCTTATTACGCTATATGCCCCGAGTGCGTGCCGCCTCTGGTTTTCCGGGTACTGGCCTGGTTGGGTTATTTCAACTCATGCCTCAACCCAATTATCTATTCCGTATTTAACAAAGAATTCCGCTCTGCTTTCCATGATCACCTCTGTCCATGTCGGGCCCAAAACAGACATATCCGTGTCGGGACGGACACTACACGCACCTTGCCAACTACTGCTGGGACGATGGTCACCCATGCTGCAACTGCTGAGACAGAGACATCGTTCTCTCTTACTTCATCGGGACCTCTGTTCATATCGTCAATGATGTTCCATAAACAAGGTTATCCGTCTTGGGCCAGcagttctacacacacactgccagCTACTGAGACAGTGTTCTCCCTTGGATCATCGGCACCTAATAACAAGGTTACCCGTGTCGTGCCGGCAGTTCAACACACAATGCCAGCTACTGAGACAGCGTTCTCCCTTGGATCATCGGCACCTTAA